Within Candidatus Poribacteria bacterium, the genomic segment TCGCTGCAGAACTATCTGCAAACGGGGAATTAATCGGTCCGGGATCCAATAACGAAATCCCCGGTGACACTGACTTTTTCGATAACACGGTGTATTCACGGCGCGCAAAACCTTTTAGCGATATGGCGTTTGAGTTAGAAGTCGGTCAAATGAACGAGGAGATTCTCCACATCGAACTTGATGGGGAAAACTATTACCTAACGTTCCGTAAGGAGGAAGTCCAGCCGGAACGCCAACAAACGCTTGACGAACAAAGTGTACGGCGCAATGTGGAAAGACACGTAGAGAATCAGAAACGTGAAGAACTTATGACCGACTGGCTGATCCGGCTCCACGAACAGGCGAAGGTCCAGACCTTTTCAGATCGAATCCCCGATACACCGGTGGAAGTCGAAGAGGAAGCAGAAGGCGAACCATCTGATGATAGTAGCGTCCCTGCTGAAGCGGAAAGCGAATCGTCTGATGATGGTAGCGCCCCCACCGAACCTGAAGCAGAACCGTAAAACGTTAAATCTTGGATTAAGGAGGTAGGTCTCTAAGTCAACTACCCCACTCTGAAGGGATAGAGTTCCGATAAGTCGGGATTAAGAAACTTATTGCCCATTCCCCGGGATTTATTGGGTTTCTCGGTCTCGGCTCGTAACTTTACATACCCGCCACCGAAGGGAAGTCGCTACCCTTTAGAAGGATTCTCCGGGTAGCAGTGCTATCACAGGTTCACCTTCTGGGTAAACCTCAGACACACAACAGCCTTCCAATTACTACGTTGGGAGGAGAGCGAAAAACGAGCGTTTTTCCTAAATCATCGAGTTACTGAATACTTTGGTTGCAGATCTATTGAGTTCTCTTGAGAGAAAAAAGTGATTTTTTACAAAAAAGGAGGCGGGATTTCCTCCCCAACCTATAAGGATGGGGGCCCCATCCCAAGGATTCTGATGAAGATATTGCGTTTTTGCGCCCTGATTTTACTGATCATTCATTTTGGAATTAAGCCTGTCGCTGCGCGAAGGTTTGATCAGATCATCGCCTATGTCAACGAAGACGTGATCACCAAATGGGAACTCGACAGCGTTGTGAAGCAAAAAGCACTGGAACTGCAGCAAGTCTACCGGTTCAGTGAGCGCGAAGCGATGCAAAAGGCGGAGCAAGAACGCGCTGAACTCCTCGATCAGTTGATTCGCCAAATGCTTCTCGTCGAAACAGCATTAACGCTAAAAATTGAAATCACAGAGGCTGAAGTGGAGCAATATCTGCAAAACTTCAAAGACCAGTACAAGATTGAGACCGAAGAGGAACTTGCCCAAGCGTTAAAAAAGGAAGGTTACACCCTGATGTCCTTCCGTGAACAAGCCAAACGCAATCTGATGGCGGAACGACTTGTAATGCAACGCATCCTCCCTAGACTCCAAATTCGAGGTTCGGACATACAGAAGTTTTTTGAAGAAAACCGTTCACAATTGCCAACTAAAACAGACACAGTCCATCTCCGACACATCTTCGTTGCTTTCAAGCCAAGCGAGGCGGATCGCAAACTAGCCCTTGAGAAGATCGATACAATTCTTCAGGAATTAGACGCTGGAAACGATTTTGAGGAACTCGCGCAACGCTATGCTGACGATGAGTATAGACAAGCAGGGGTTGGGGTATTAAACGAACTGCCACTTGCAGAGATGGACAACCTCTCGGCTACCTTTCGCAATGCACTTTCAGGACTCAACACCGGCGAGATCAGTGAGCCGGTTGAAGGCAATGATGGACTTTATCTTTTCAAAGTTGAAGATAAAGATGATCAGACCATAGCGTTTCGTCATCTCGTTGTCAGTCTGAAGCCGAGTGAGCAGGCGATTGAAGCGGCTTATGAACGCGCGGATAGCCTCTTGCAGCGGTTAAATCAAGGAGAAGATTTCAACGCGCTTGCACAACAATACTCCGATGATGCACAGACGAAAGCTAACAGCGGAGATCTCGGAATCCGTTCACTCAGCGAGTTAAATCCCGAAACCCGAAAAATTATCGAAGCACTTGCTACCGGCGCGTATAGCACACCTATTAAAACAACGTACGGCGTGCATATTTTCAAGATCGATAGTCGTACTGCCCCTGAATTAAGCGACGCTGAAAAAGACCAGATCCGAATGATGCTGCGTCAGCAAAAATTCCAAGAGGAATGGCAACTTTACACGGATCTGCTCAAGGAAAGTTCCTTTATAAAAATCAAAGAGGAACTTAAATAGGAGTAAGCTATACCTTCCGATCAGAGTCGCTTGACTGACAGCGAAGACTGAAGCAGAGGGATTCGATTCTCGGACAAGTTCTACTGCTCTCGATTAGGCAATTTTGCAGTGTAGCAGAGGAAAGGTAGTATGGCAAGGAGGGAAAAACGGAAATGGCAGAAAACAGTAGGCAGCGGGAAGAAGTCAACTATCCGGTTGCCCAAACCCCCTTGTTTCCAATTCCTTGATCACTTTTCGGGGGCCGTACTTTACGTTCTACGTCTTGTTCCCTGTGCAACTCGTTTTGCACTCCACGTCCTATCACTCACGATTCTCACACTTAACTTAATTTTGATCGCGGGCGAATTAGCCGCCCAAACCGACCCCGCTTCCACTGCCGAGGAAGCAGAATTGGACAAACAGGCTGAGACTTCATCAGAAACTTCACCAACTGAAAATCCAACTGCTCCCGAAGCACCCAACGATGGAGAGTCACCTACAGAACCTCCTGAAGAAACGTCAGAAACCCCGCCAACGACAGATTCATCTACGCCTGAAGAACCTACACCTGAAGAACCCACCCAAGTCAGTCGAAAACTCGATCCAGAGAATATGTCGCCTGAAGGAGGGGACCTGCTTGCAAAAGGCGACAACCTCACCTTTCACGAAAACATGATTCAGATTAACGGCAACGGATTAATCAAATACGACGAGGTCGTGCTGTATGCTGACTATATCTGGGCGGATTTCGATGAAAATATGATGCGGGCAGCGGGAAACGTACATCTGTTGGTTGGAAACGAAGAAACCTATGCAAACGAACTCCTTTACAACATTGAAACAAAAAAAGGAATCATTCGTGAAGGATTCAGTTTCAGTGATCCATGGTACTACCGCGGCACTGAGATCTTTAAGATCGAAGATGATGAATCCTACATCCGGGGTGGCGCTCTGACAACATGCTCTCTCAAGCATCCCCATTATTACTTCAGTGCATCGCAGATTATCGTCAGGATAAATAAAGAGTTGATTGCCAAGAATATCGTTCTGAGAGTTGGTGGTGTTCCCCTCTTCTATTTTCCCGCCTACCGTCGCGATCTTCGCCAAGAAGACAAAGTCGCCAAGGTAATCGTCAAAATCGGAACAAGCAGCTATCAGGGGGTATTCCTGAGCGTGATTTTGCCACTTGCACGCCGCTTTCGATACGATGGTGCTTTGCTGTTTGATCATTCTGCCCGTCGAGGAAGTGGGCTCGGTGCTGACGGCAAATACCGTGTAAACGATGCCAAGTTCCAAGAAATTATTGTGCCTATCCCTCCCAATGCAACGCCAAGTGAGCGGACGAAACTAGAGGAAAAAGCACAGGAGTTGGCAGATCGGCTGGAGGGCGAGTATGACCGGTATAAGCTGCGGCAACTGTTTCTGGAGTATCAGATTTCCGACGAAGACATCGCCGCTGCCCGCGAAAAGGCGGAGGAAATTCATGCCCAATTACAGGAGGAGGATGCAGATTTTACAAAGATAGCAGAAGAGAAATCAACCGATCAAGAAACACGCTATCAGGGTGGCGACATGGGATTTTTGGTGCGCGGAGAGCGCGATGAGGAAGATGAACTTCGGCTGAATCCAATTCTCGAAGAGACGGTTTTTCAACTGAAACCCGGCGAAATCACGCCGATTCTGAGAACGGAATCTGGTTTTCATATCTTAAAGCTGAATCGTGTCCTTGATGTATATGGTCAACAAGAACTCCAGATCCGTCGAATTGATATAGCAATTGAACCAAGCGAGGAAACCAAGAACGCAATCCGGACGACTGCTCAGGAAATTCACGAACGTGCAGAGGCAGGAGAGGTTCTCGAACAATTAGCAGAACAATATGAGGGAGTGGAACTTTCTGAAGCTAATGAAGGCGCAGGATTTCTGTTGAATGAAATGGATCGACGTTGGAAACATCCTGTAACCCGACTAGAAGTCCCCGGAGCAGTAACTCGGCCCATATATACTGACCAAGGTGCCTATGTTCTTGAGTTAATCGAAAAGGAGCCGACCCCAACCTTTGAGGAAATTGCACGTCAATTTGAAGCGGAGTGGGCGGTGATGGAAGCGCAATTCGGGAAAGCTGCAACGACAGAAGAAGCTGGAATTGAACAGTTGGAAGAAGGAACGGAGGGACAGGGTGATAAAGAGATAAATGGGCACGAGGAAACAATGGAAGATCAGAGCGATATAGGAACACCAGAAGATAGTGCACAAATTCCTTTGAATCCGGATCAAATTGGGGACGATGAAACGGTAGATCCCTCAGAAGAATCGGAGAAGGTGCAGATCTACCAACAATACGATTACCGGGGGCGCTGGGAGATGCCAACCGTAACCTACACACAAGCGCAGCGACTCTATAGCGGTGAGCATACCGGAATAATCAAGACCCGTAAAGGGTATCGTCTGATTAAAGTCGATAAAAGACGTACTTATAGGGGAGATTTTTACTTCTATACTAACGATGAATTTTCTTTCAATCGCCGAAACCCGTTCAAAACGGGGAGACGATGGAATATGCGATGGGGGCACCGGCACGCTTTCTACACCCCATGGGACAACCGAGCGAGGGGACGACAGCCTGTGAGTTTTGTGGGACGTGTGGCATGGCGAGCAAAAGATTTTAAAGAGGAGGGATTTGGAATCAATGAATCTGCGGTTAATTCTTTTGGTATGTTCACATGGGGAACTGCTTTTCGGGGAGTGAACTATGACGATCGAGACGAGGACGGAAACTTAAGATTTTCGTACAAGACGATCGGGGAGGTCTTGGGGCGGCTACAGGTTAATCATACTGTAGACTTTACCGGTGAAGGAACAACAGACTTGCAAAAGTTACCCTCGCTCGATCTTTCACTTAGACGCATGCGTTTAGATCGGCTGCCTGTTTTCAAAACTATTAATTCGGGGTTAACCAAAGTTGCGGAACAGTTACACACAGATCTCCCAATCCTTTCCATGTTTGCTTTTCCAACACTTGACGATATCAGCTTTGATCTGGAGACGAATTTTGGTAATTTTTTCCGTGGACGATTTCGAGACGAAGAGGATGTCTACTTGCAAACTATGGATCTCGGTTTTGACCTTCGTAAGCAGTCGGCACTGCAAATAATGCCGAATCGAGAATTGCGCTTCGACGCAGATCTCGACACAAACCTCATCTGGCATGACAAAGACCGAGAAGGAAACTCTAACATTTTCCGGAGTATATACAGCACACGGTTGTCTGCAAGTAATCTGCTGTTTCGGATCTATGACATCAGTTTCATTCCGGGAGCGCGTCGGATGCGCCACCAAATCAACTCAAGGGTATCATTTGATTACGCACCGCCTGTCGAAAGAGAAGATGCTCCCCAACTTTATCCTTTTGGTCCCAGTGTCTACTTCTTTGAAAGAAAAAACCTTGCATATAACTTCGATACCAGTATTGAAGTTAAGACCCGTGGCAGCAGATCTGCGCTCCGTGTGCTTAATTTTAGCACACGAATAGCAGCGGATTTCACCAAATTTGAGGCGTTGGGTGAACGTCGATATGTACCGATTGAAAGTAGAATGACAATAGTTCCGCTAGCGAGCCGAAACCTGAACATCACGTTCAGATCGACACATGACCCCAACGAATCGCGCTACGATGGAAAACGACTCAAACAGATTGGTTTCCGATCCAACGTCAGTTATCGCCGTGACAAATGGAATATAACGCTCGGAAATGCCTTCACAAAAAGAACACAACGCGCCTCTCGAAGCCTCACGGGCAGTTTTCGATTTCGTCCAAGTCAATTGTTTGAATTGAATCTTAGTGTTAATTACGACTGGATCGAAAAACAGTTCTACTCACAGAGTGTAACGCTACGACGCAACTTGCACAATTGGAACATGACGATTCGATGGCACCGCATCGGGATTAAGCGAGAACCTCCCTTCGATAATGTACGACAAGACTTCACCTTTCAGATTAATCTGATTGCGGAACCCGCTGCTTCAGTCGGGGTTGGCTATGATGCCACAACGGATACGTGGGGATTCCGTACCCTGCCAGCCGGTGTGCCTTACGACTCCTTCGGTGTCGGAAACTCACTTGGACGATCTTACTTCTAACGCCAAACCCACAGCTCGAAAAGCGACTAATCCTTTTCTTAGGCGTACCCCTTCGTGCTGATTGGGATATGTCCTCTCTTCTCTCACAGCAATCAACAATTTGGATACAACGATTACTGAGATCCGCTATAATATAACGCCTTGTCTCGTTTGACCGCTCCCCGCTCTAAAGAACGGGGATTCTTTTGATAGCCAATCCACGTTCTACCTCTTAGAGTTTACCTTCAACTTCGGGTATGGGGCCATCTGGTTCACCTCTGAGGTTTTGGGCAGGCTGACGCCTTACAAGGCTGACCCCTGCCAAAAACGCTAGGGTGCCTTCCCCGGTCAAGCCGGGGCAACACATCATGCAAACGATGCGGCGCGGGCCATGGGGCGCACTACGGAAAACTCGTGAGGTTCGAGCCGACCGATACTTGCAAGCCACGTGCTTGGCAAGACAATCTTTCGCCTTGTCGGACGCATCCGACTCGGGACCATTAGCTCAAGGTCTATTGGTTTACCCAACGTTAGATGTTTTTTTGTAGTGTCTGGTGTTTTCTACGTCTACGCTGCCTATTGCAAAGGGTGGACGGGAACAACGGCGAGGATGCCGAAGTTGCAATTTCCCGTCCCGTAGACGAAAGAATTATACCATATTTCACCATTGGAATCAAGGCTTTAGCCTCGAAAAACGGTGCGGGGTTTTAGGGCTAAACTGGAGTTAGATAATCGGGACAAGGCTTTTTTATTTATTAATTTTTTATTGACCACTTAACATATATGTGCTATATTAAAGGTCTATGAAATTATGGAGATATCTCCTCCGATATATTTCATTGACTACCCCGACCTACCGCAACCAGCCCTACCGATTGCCGTGAAAAAGGGAGTTGCCGACGCCTGAAATCTATGGTAAAATGGAACTCATAGATCGTCCAATCCGAATCGAAAGGAGATTCTATACCATGAGCTTATTCGCAGTCAGAGGAGTTTACGAAAACGGCGTGGTACACCCTTTGGAACCACTTCCGGATATTTCCCAATCTCAAGTCATTATCACTTTTTTGCCAAGTGAACCTGATGATGATTTTGAAACCTCCTGTCGACGCTACATCGCGGCTGCAACTGAAAAGGCTGATTATCAAA encodes:
- a CDS encoding peptidylprolyl isomerase, which codes for MARREKRKWQKTVGSGKKSTIRLPKPPCFQFLDHFSGAVLYVLRLVPCATRFALHVLSLTILTLNLILIAGELAAQTDPASTAEEAELDKQAETSSETSPTENPTAPEAPNDGESPTEPPEETSETPPTTDSSTPEEPTPEEPTQVSRKLDPENMSPEGGDLLAKGDNLTFHENMIQINGNGLIKYDEVVLYADYIWADFDENMMRAAGNVHLLVGNEETYANELLYNIETKKGIIREGFSFSDPWYYRGTEIFKIEDDESYIRGGALTTCSLKHPHYYFSASQIIVRINKELIAKNIVLRVGGVPLFYFPAYRRDLRQEDKVAKVIVKIGTSSYQGVFLSVILPLARRFRYDGALLFDHSARRGSGLGADGKYRVNDAKFQEIIVPIPPNATPSERTKLEEKAQELADRLEGEYDRYKLRQLFLEYQISDEDIAAAREKAEEIHAQLQEEDADFTKIAEEKSTDQETRYQGGDMGFLVRGERDEEDELRLNPILEETVFQLKPGEITPILRTESGFHILKLNRVLDVYGQQELQIRRIDIAIEPSEETKNAIRTTAQEIHERAEAGEVLEQLAEQYEGVELSEANEGAGFLLNEMDRRWKHPVTRLEVPGAVTRPIYTDQGAYVLELIEKEPTPTFEEIARQFEAEWAVMEAQFGKAATTEEAGIEQLEEGTEGQGDKEINGHEETMEDQSDIGTPEDSAQIPLNPDQIGDDETVDPSEESEKVQIYQQYDYRGRWEMPTVTYTQAQRLYSGEHTGIIKTRKGYRLIKVDKRRTYRGDFYFYTNDEFSFNRRNPFKTGRRWNMRWGHRHAFYTPWDNRARGRQPVSFVGRVAWRAKDFKEEGFGINESAVNSFGMFTWGTAFRGVNYDDRDEDGNLRFSYKTIGEVLGRLQVNHTVDFTGEGTTDLQKLPSLDLSLRRMRLDRLPVFKTINSGLTKVAEQLHTDLPILSMFAFPTLDDISFDLETNFGNFFRGRFRDEEDVYLQTMDLGFDLRKQSALQIMPNRELRFDADLDTNLIWHDKDREGNSNIFRSIYSTRLSASNLLFRIYDISFIPGARRMRHQINSRVSFDYAPPVEREDAPQLYPFGPSVYFFERKNLAYNFDTSIEVKTRGSRSALRVLNFSTRIAADFTKFEALGERRYVPIESRMTIVPLASRNLNITFRSTHDPNESRYDGKRLKQIGFRSNVSYRRDKWNITLGNAFTKRTQRASRSLTGSFRFRPSQLFELNLSVNYDWIEKQFYSQSVTLRRNLHNWNMTIRWHRIGIKREPPFDNVRQDFTFQINLIAEPAASVGVGYDATTDTWGFRTLPAGVPYDSFGVGNSLGRSYF
- a CDS encoding peptidylprolyl isomerase; the encoded protein is MKILRFCALILLIIHFGIKPVAARRFDQIIAYVNEDVITKWELDSVVKQKALELQQVYRFSEREAMQKAEQERAELLDQLIRQMLLVETALTLKIEITEAEVEQYLQNFKDQYKIETEEELAQALKKEGYTLMSFREQAKRNLMAERLVMQRILPRLQIRGSDIQKFFEENRSQLPTKTDTVHLRHIFVAFKPSEADRKLALEKIDTILQELDAGNDFEELAQRYADDEYRQAGVGVLNELPLAEMDNLSATFRNALSGLNTGEISEPVEGNDGLYLFKVEDKDDQTIAFRHLVVSLKPSEQAIEAAYERADSLLQRLNQGEDFNALAQQYSDDAQTKANSGDLGIRSLSELNPETRKIIEALATGAYSTPIKTTYGVHIFKIDSRTAPELSDAEKDQIRMMLRQQKFQEEWQLYTDLLKESSFIKIKEELK